Part of the Candidatus Methanogranum gryphiswaldense genome, CTTCATATTTGCCATATGATTCGCACCTATTTGGCGTACTATGTAATAATATTTAATAAAATCGTATATTCAAAGTAACATATAATCTTAAAATTATATTACTTATAAATACTGAGAAAATATGAGCATTCCTAAAGATAGGTGAGTGATTTGGAAGACCCGAACCCAAAAAATACCTACAAAACTAACTCTTTCAAAAAAATATCACTTATATTCTTCATAGCAGTGATGCTTTGCCTATTAGTGATATTTACATCATTCATAGGTACCGATGTCTCTTTTACCCGCTCCTATGAGGTCATAATGGATCACATATGTGGTATTACATACGCCCCGGGAAGTCCAGATTGGTGGGCGGATTACTACATCTGGAACAATGTCCTGCCTGGTGTCGTAATGTGCATAATTGCAGGAGCTGGCCTCGCCATTGGCGGATGTGTTATGCAAAGTATGATGGGGAATCCTTTAGCAGACCCTTATACTACAGGTATATCATCTGGTGCCTGTCTGGGAGCCGTTACCGCCATAATAATGGGATTCTCATTCTCAACGGTAGCTGGAGAATATGGTATCATCACCAATGCGTTCGTATGCGCATTGATACCTGCGATCATCATAGTCCTATTCTCAAAATACATAAATAACTCACCGGCGACCATGATCTTACTGGGCACTGCAATATCCTACTTTTTCAATGCATTGGTCACGTTCATAATGATCGGGACGGATAGTGACACACTCCAATCAGCATTCCTATGGCAGGTAGGATCCGTGACAAATGCCTCGTGGAGTGACATCCCAATAATGCTCACCATTGTGGTGATATCGTCGCTGGCCGTGGAATTGGCATCTAGAAAATTTAACATACTGGCATTAGGCGATGATAGTGCCAAAAGCCTTGGTCTTGATGTTGAGAACTTCAGAATATTGTGCCTTATACTCCTTTCCGTACTTATTGCTTCTATAGTGAGTTACACAGGCATAATCGGATTTGTTGGACTTACATCGCCACATATTGCTAGATTCTTGATCGGCGGTAACAATAGATTCGTAATACCCGCCTCAATGGCGATAGGCGCACTTATGCTCACATCTGCCAACGTTATCGCCCGTATGTTGACTTCGACTGCAGACATACCGATAGGCGTGATAATGGCTTTCATCGGCAGCCCCATATTCCTATATCTGGTAATAAGAAAAAAATCAGACAGAGAGGTGATCTGATCACCGATACGGCCCAGATATTCAAAGAAAAATATCTTAAAAGTAATCGCCAAAAGATACTATTCATAGCAATATGCATAATATTGGTCGTATTAGCTTTCGGATACACATTGACGATAGGTTTCTTTAAAATCGGGATTATTGATACTTATAAAGTCATAATAGATCATATAACCGGAAATATCACTGATGCTAGAGCAGACAATATAATCTGGAACACACGTCTTCCCGAAGCAATAATGGCCGTTGTCGCCGGTGCATCACTTGCGGCCGCTGGTGCCGTCATGCAAACAATGATGCGCAATCCCCTTGCAGATCCCTATATGATGGGTGTATCATCGGGTGCATCCCTCGGAGCTTCGGTTGCAATCATCTTTGGCATCTGCATATTACCTGGCATTGCCGGTGACAACGCCATCGTGATCAACGCTTTCGTTCTCTCACTGTTGCCTACAGCTTTGATACTAGTAATGTATCGGAAGAGAAGCATGACGCCTACAAGGATGATATTGTCGGGCATTGCAATAATGTATGTTTTCTCTGCGATAACGACACTTTTAATGGTCACTGCATCATCCGAAACACTCGATGAGATCTACAGATGGCGGGTTGGAACACTATCCGGTATAGAATGGTCGTGCATACCTCTTACAATAGTAATTACTCTATTGGGATTGTTATTCTTGATGTTCCAGTACAGAAAATATGATATACTGTCCACAGGCGATAAAATTTCTTTAACACTTGGCGTCGACCCGAAAAAGGTCATACTTTTCGGTAGCGTCGTAATAGCGCTTATGACCGCTACGATAGTGAGCTTCACAGGTACTATTGGATTCATAGGACTTGTTGGACCGCACATAGCTAGGATGTTCGTCGGCTCCGATTCCAAATATCTGATACCTGCATCCGCATCTTTTGGAGCCCTATTCTTGCTTTGTGCCGATTCCATTGCTAAAGTATCTGGATCTTTAGGATTGCCAGTAGGCATTATCAGTGCCCTGATCGGCTGTCCACTTTTTATCATCATACTCATAAAATTAAATCATAAAGTCTGGGCATAATTAGTTCAATCAAATTTTAGTTTCTGCTTGTTCGTTTTATGATTGGGGCGCCGTTGATATTTTATATATTGGCTTATACATCCAACATATATGAAGATCAAAGTCGTGTCTGTATCGGTTCAAAGCTCTGATGCACGTTCCCTGACAGAACCCTTGAAAAAAATGGGAAAAGAACTGGATCTGGAATATGACATATACTGTGTAAACTGTGAAGATGCAGACGAAGATCTGCTGATATACCAGGAGCTTGAAAGAAAGACCAGAGATGCGGATTTCGTATTCATACGATGTATGGCCGATGTCTCGAGATTCAACAAATACGAAAAATACGAAAAAGCATTGAAAGAATGCGATGGATTCGTTTTCCTTAACTCTGGAAATCTAGAAGTTACGATGATGCACCGTGATTTATTCAAAGGTTCAGATGATGACTTCATCCTTTTGAGAAATTTTGCAATGAACAGAGGGCCGGAGAACGACCATGGACTTCTACGTTGGGCCGCCGTGGCACTGGGTTTAACTAATTTACCTGTACCGGCTCCGGTAGAGCAGAGATCGTCTGGAATATATCATCCAAATTTTCCAAAGGATGTCACAGCCGATCACTATTTTAAAACACTCACACCTAGAAAATTAAAGATCGGGATAATGTTCACCAGCAGTCTGTGGTCATATGACAATATGGACCACATCGACTCACTCATAAGATGCCTTGAGAGCTATGAAATGAATACAATACCCATTTTCTTCTCGGCTACATCTTTTAGTGTAGACGGCGTTGAAGGCACAAGATCCAGTGTAGAAAAATATTTCATAAAAGATGAAAATGTGATCGTTGATGCTCTCATAGTATGCACTCCTTTTTCACAACTTGTAAACTCCAGAAAGATCCAAGGCGTAGGAACAAAAGATTCAGAGAATTACTACCACACATTGTTGGACGTACCTGTGATACATGCCATTAGTGTGACAGGAGATTATCACGATTTCGAACAAGACCAAATAGGTCTAGGAAAACATGATATTTCTGCCAATGTAGCATGGCCAGAGATCGACGGGCAAATAATTGCTGTACCGATATGCTACACTCCAAAAAAGGGCGGATTAAAACGGGCCGTACCGATACAAGACAGGATAGAGCATATATCTCGTCTTGCGAAAGGATGGGCAACACTGAGACATAAGCCGATCTCGGAAAGAAAGGTCGCTATACTTCTATATCAATCACGTCCCAACTCTGGTAACATAGGCGGAGCTGCAGGACTGGATTCCATTGAGAGTGTATCGGATCTCATGAAAAAAATGTACGATCTGGGATATCATGTTGAAGGCGTTCCTGACTCTGGAAAGGAATTGATAGATGAGATATTGAATGGCGTCACAAACGATCTTGATAATATTTCATCAGAAAATATGAGAAAAAAAGCTGCAGACCTTGTAAATTCAAAAGAATACAAACAACAATTTTCGAATATCCCTGAATTTGACCAGATCATGACAAAAAATGATTGGGGAGAACCGCCGGGAACAATATGCATAGATGGAAATGAAATCGTGATACCTGGCCTCATAAAAGGAAATATTTTCATCGGATATCAGCCACTAAGAGGATGGGCCGATAAGATGGAATCAAACTGTCATGATCCCACACTATTCGCACAACATCAGTATATCGCTTATTACAAATGGATAAGAAACACCTTCAAAGCAGATCTTCTTATGCACATAGGCACACATGGAACTTTGGAATGGCTTCCGGGAAAAAATGTGGGACTTTCTGAAAAATGCGATCCCGATCTTATACTTGACGGCCTTCCAAACCTATACCCTTACATAATTGATGACCCAGGAGAAGGAATACAAACCAAGCGTAGAACAGAATCGGTTGTCATTGGACACATGTGCCCTACTATGGCACGCGCTGGTATATATGAAGAATTGGACCAAGTCAATATCCCTCTTCAAGAATATTTCAAATCAAGAAACATAGCTTCACAGGATAGAAAGGATGTCATGATCTCGCAGATATATGAAGCTGCAAAGGAACACGATCTTTTAAGCGACCTTGGCATAACAGAAGACCCGGGCTCTCAAGGATTCGAACCTTATGTCGGCAAACTTCATGATTACATCACTGAGATCAAAGATGCATTGATCAGAGCCGATCTTCATGTTTTAGGAAGATCCCCGAAAGAACATCACATGGACGAAACCGTATACTCCCTGATGAGATTGGATAACGGTGGAATACCGTCCCTCCGTTATTCTTTTGCAGAGAACATGGGTATCGATCTCAGAAAAATAATTGATGATCCGTCTGGTACATCCAATGGGGAAGTCAATAGTATTGCAATAGATCGGGTCGATGACGAACTTCAGGCATTCATAATAAAAATGAGGGAAATGGAATATGACCGGATAAAATGCTTAGAGGAGATCCAAAGAAGATACAATACTGTCTCTGAAAAACTCATTGAATCAATATCCTACACATGCGATACGCTTGTGCCTAATATACTAAGGATGACAGACGAAATCGATAACATCATGCTCGGACTCGATGGAAGATATGTACTCCCGGGTCCTTCTGGGGCTCCTACCCGCGGTAACGCCTCGATACTGCCAATGGGAAGGAACTATTATGGACTGGATCCTGACACTGTCCCCAATCATGCGTCATGGGTGATTGGCAGCAAGATGGCAGACCAGATGATCGAACATTATGTTAAGGAAAAAGGAGAATACCCTCGTGAGATCGGATTCATACTCTGGGCAACTGACACGATGAAGACGGGTGGAGACGACATATCGTACATCCTTTGGCTCATGGGCGTGAAACCCATATGGTCAAAAGAAGGTGGACAGGTAATAGATCTGGAAGTGATTTCGCTTGAAGAACTTGAACGTCCGAGGATAGATGTTACCGTCCACATAACTGGGCTTTTCAGAGACACTTTCCCTAACCTTATCGATCTGATAGACACTGCCGTAAAAATGGTCGGCGACCTAGATGAATCTGAAGAGGACAATGCTTTGGCGGCAAATCTCAGAAAAGATATGATCGATAGCATTGCCAACGGCCTAAGTCCTGAGGAAGCTAGAAAAAAGAATTCCGTACGTGTGTTCGGAGCCCCTCCTGGGGCTTACGGCACTGGTGTGAACAAGATGATCGAATCCAGCACTTGGAAGACCGTCAACGACCTTGCAGACATGTACATCGACTGGTGCAGCCATGGATATGCAAAAGGAGACTATGGCATGAACCTCAAGGATGAATTCATCAAAAGATTCAGCAAAGTGAGTGTCACGGTCAAGAACATGCCAGACAGGGAAATAGACCTATTGGACTGCGATGACGTCTATGAATATCTGGGTGGAATGAATGCTTTCGTACGTGCATATGGCAAAAAAGATGCGATATCTGTTATGGGGGACAGTTCCGACCCCAACAGACTAAAGATAAGGGATACCGCAGAAGAGTGCAAATTCGTTTTCAGAAGCAAGATATTGAACCCAAAATTCATGTCAGGACTTAAGGAACATGATTACCGCGGAGCATCAGAACTTGCCAACATTACGGAATATGTTATGGCCTGGGACGCAACATCAGATATTGTAGACGATTGGATGTATGAAGGGATGGCAGAAAAATTCCTATTCGATGAAGAAACACAAAAATGGATGCAAGACGTCAATATACACGCCATGATGAATATCCTTAATCGTCTTCAAGAGGCAATAGAAAGAGGCCTATGGAATGCATCTGATGACATGAAAGATAGGATCAAAGACCTATACATGAAAACGGAAGAAAAAATAGAAGAAGTCACAGATCGCTGAGATCATTTGTCCTTTTGATCTGCATCTTCACTTCCATAACGCTCTTTGTAAGTTTCCGACGGAGACCTCATATAGATCAAAGAGGCAGATATCAGTACGAATAAAGTAAGTGTTGACCCCAAGAAAGAACTCCAAAGAAGAAGCATATCGGGATCGTCACCGAGAGTAAGTATGCATATCGCCAACATTACAAAAAACAAGGATACTACGATTGTCGAAAAAATGGCGATTGTCTTCTTTTCCATACACAAGATAATGCATATCTGAAATATAATCTATTTTGCAGACCACAGAATTATTTTTAAGGTCTATATCCCACAAAGATATATTTATTGGATTAATCATCCAACATCATTACAAGGTGTAAAGAATGTCGATCGATGAACCAGTACTTTTTCCATTCACGAGTATAGTCGGCCAAGAGAATATGAAAAAAGCACTTCTTTTGAATGTAATAGATCCCAGTATCGGAGGAGTGCTCATCAAAGGGGAAAAAGGTACTGCAAAATCCACGACCGTGAGGTCGATGGCACAGATATTGCCTTCGCGCGTAGTAGTGAAAGGCTGTCCATTCCGTTGCGATTTCTACAATGAAGAAAGATATTGCCCATACTGTCGTAAACGTGTGGCCGACAATGAAAAACTAGAACCTATATCTGTACCAATGAGGGTGACAGAACTTCCGTTAAGTTCCACGGAGGACAGGGTATCTGGAACATTAGATCTGGAACATGTCCTTAAAACAGGTGAGAAGAAATTCGAGCCAGGTGTACTTGCAACTGCGAACGGCAATATCCTCTATGTCGATGAGGTCAATCTTCTGGACGACCATCTTGTGGATCTCCTTCTCGATTCTGCGGCAATGGGCATCAACTATGTGGAAAGGGAGGGCATATCATTTGCACACCCAGCAAGATTCGTTCTCATTGGTACGATGAATCCTGAAGAAGGGGACCTCAGACCTCAACTTCTAGATAGATTCGGATTGTCCATAGATATTATTGGGGAACGGGACGTAAAGAAAAGAGCTGAAGTGGTAAAACGCAGACTATCATTCGATATGGATCCAAAAAAATATGTAGATTCTTGTTCCAAAGATATAGATGTAATGAGAGCGAAGATCATCAGAGCCAAAGAGATATTACCGACAATTGAGATAGATGATGACTTTGTCGATATGGTTGTATCCGTGATGATACATTTCGGAGTAGACGGCCATAGGGCAGACATCACACTCATGAAGGCCTCAAAGGCCAATGCCGCATTGGAAGGAAGAACGAATGTCACTAAAGAGGACATATACGCTACAGCAGAACTCGTTCTGTCCCACCGCTTGAAAAGACGGCCATTCGAAGACTCTAGCCTCGACCAAGAGGAGCTAAAAAAATGCCTGCAGAGCCTTTGACGTGCATTTATCCAATATCTGCGATCGTAGGCATGGAGAATGCGAAGATAGCGTTAGAATGTGCACTCATAAATCCTTCTATCCATTCCGTACTTTTGCGTGGAAGTGAGGGCACTGCAAAAAGCACAACCGCACGTGCAATAGCTGGAATAACATCTAAAAAGGTTATAACTTGTCCTCTGGGAATATCAGAAGAACAACTTTTCGGAGGTCTTGATCTGGAAAAGGCCATGAGGACCGGAAAGACCGAATCTGATGCGGGACTTTTAACAAAAGCAAACGAGAATATACTTTACATAGACGATGTGAATCTTATGGAAAAGACAACATTGGCATCGATATTCGATGTTGTTCTTACAGGTATGGCCAAAGTAGAAAGGGGACCAATATCAAGGACGTACTCATGCAATACGATCCTGATAGCAACCATGAATCCTGAAGGTTCTGACCTAGACCCACACATGTTGGATAGATTCGATCTATGTTCATATATTGAACCAACGGATGAAATATGCCGCAAAGAAATCTTGAATAGAAATATTGACTTCTGTAACGATCCCATAGCTTTTTCAAAACTTTACAAAAAAGAAGAAAATGAGACCATTGCAAAAATTAGAAGAGCCGAACAAATCCTACCAACGGTCACAATATCGGATGAGATAATATTGATAATTTCCGAACTATGCATAAGACTGGGCGCAGATGGATGCCGCGGTGATATTTCAATGGTAAACTGTGCAAGAACGCTTGCAGCCATGAATGGAAGAGACGAGGTCATAAGAAAAGATGTGGAAGCAGCAGCCATACTTTGTCTAGCGCACAGACGCAACAACAATCCGCCTCCTCCTCCCAAACAACAGACACCAGAGAATCAAAAAAACGATCAAAACGAACTTCCATCAGAACATAATCAGAAAGAAGATCAGAACTCCCCTGAACCCCCTCAAATCGAAAAAGACGATCATAATAACGAATCCGTTGAACCTGAAGAACAAGAATTACCGGATATTGATGATATCATGTTCGAGATAGGCAAACAGTTCCGCGTAATTGACTACCTTGATTCTTATGAAAGATTGCCTTCCAGAACAAAGACCCGCAAAGGTCGCAGAGCTATCGCTGAGAGCGGTGACGGTACAGGGAGATATGCACGCTCCAGGATCCCGTTCGGTCAATCCAAGGACATAGCATTTGATGCTACTATACTGGCGGCTGCCCCCTATCAAAGAACCAGAGAAAGCAATGGATTATCCATTGTCATCAACAAACAAGACCTACGTGAAAAAGTGCGTGAAAGACGTAGCGGATGCACATTGATCTTCCTTGTCGATGCCAGCGGTTCATTGGGAGTAAAAAGAAGGATGGCGACTGTAAAAGGAGCCATATTGTCCATGTTGCGTGAAAGTTATGTGAAGCGCGATAGGATCGGACTCATTGCTTTCAGAAGGGATTCAGCCGATGTCATCCTCCCACCTACCAGATCGGTCGAGTACAGTTATAAGAAACTGGAAGAATTACCAACTGGTGGAAAAACCCCATTGGGAGAGGCATTGAATAAGGTCGATGACTACATGAATTCATATGCCAGGTGTCATACCGGTGAAAGATGTTTTGTGATTCTGGTAACAGATGGGAGAGCGAATGTACCGCTCAAAGAAGGCACAGATGCTAACGATGAAGTACAGAGAATAGCGAAAAAGATCAAGATACCAGGAATAAGATGGATAGTGGTGGATGCAGGCATAAGTTACCCTCACTTCGATAATGCAGAAAGACTTGCGGAAAACCTTAATGCTAGATACTTCAGATTAGAAGATCTGGATGCCGACCGTTTCGCTAAAAACATTAAATCTGCAATAGATTCATGATATGTGTCTACCGTTTATCATCGTCTCTTCTCGACCTTATATGGTAAAGATAAAATCAGAAAATTAAAAATTGTAAAGGGTTTTTATTAGCTGTTTTTAATTGGAGGTCGCGGCAATCATATCGCTTGTAAGCACGAATATGCCATCGGTGGTCACATCATACCCTGACTCATGTAGATTGTCAACGAAGTTATCGATAAAGGTCTGATGGACCTGTGCTCCGTAATCGCTTCCGAAGAGATCAGGATAGAATATTGATGCCATATATGCGATCCTAACAGGAACTGGCATATTACCGTTCAATATCAGGTAATTGCCATCCTCATAAGCATCCATTGCTGTGAAATATTGCGAATATGTATCCCATATCGTTACCAATTGCTCGGAGGTGTATGTGCCATACCCTATACTCCTCACATGTACTATGTAATCTGCCTGATACTTACTTTCCAACAACCATTCGTCTCCGATATTGAATCTCTTTGTCGTCTCCGACCAATCTGCAAGATTTATAGCGCCTGCAAGTTCAGTGGCGGCATAGTAATCGGATGATGTTCCACCGACATAGTTGGTCATTGTAACACTTAGTGCGGTCACACGATCGTCATCAGAGAGGACATCCGATCCAATCTTGGATTGCACATAATCTATGACCTCGTCACAAAACTGTGCATATGCATTGGCACGATCCTCACACTGAAGTAAATATCCTAATGTGATGACACCGCTGATAGATTCGATACCATCTGAAGCCGATATCCTTACAACATCTATTCCTGCCGTCTCAAAATCAGAATAATTTGTTAGAAATGATGAACTATCTGAAGTTATTATTGCAGAGACTGTGTATTTTGATACTTCCTCCACATTGGCCTTGAATAGGCTGTCACTTACAGTAGGTAGATCTACAATATCCGAATAAAGTGTACTGTCTATAGTACCACCAGATATACAAACGATATCCTCTTCGGCTCCAATCGATTTCATAGCGAGAAGGACACTGGTCCCAACAATGCACGCAGAAGTTATAGGATAACTTACCTGACCTTGTAAAAGATTGCCACCGTAATAATAATCATAATAGATCTCCATGGATTCACGATCTATCATCTTCTCGACCATATCGATATCAGATTGGTCGACCTTACCGTCCAGATTGGCATCTGAATAGGTGGTAGCTTCAAGCTCACCAGATATTACCTTCTCCAATGTTGCCACATCATCCTCATCCAAATAATCATCGTTATTCGCATTACCGTATATCATAAGACGACCTGTATCATCATCAGATCTGTAGTTGCTACTGTCATTACTATTATTCAAAAAATAAAGACCCGTACCTGCAGCTACTACGACCAAGATAACGACAACTGCAATCAATTTTGTATTTGCCATATGTCTCACTTGGATATAACATCCAATTGTATAATCTGATTGTGATATATAAAATCGATGAGACAATAATTCGATATGAAAAATATGCTATAAACTAAATAATTACCATCAATTAAAACCATTAAAACATTTGATTCAGATATGAAAATAACAGTTCATTTTTGCTTCAATATTATTACATGATAATGCATGAAAACAAATAAAAAATCCAACCATAAAGAGGATTATATACATCTTTGTCAATTGCGTTGGAGCAATAATCCAATTATATAAAATGCATTGTACGACCACAATATAAATCGAAATAATGCAAAAAAAACCAATTCGACAAAAATAGGAATGACCATGGATAACGAGAATGATAAGATTACCCTTAGGGAGAATTACCATAGTTATACCATAAGAAAATTACTTTTCATTGCAGTAACCATCATTGCCATTTTTATAATCGCAGGTGTGGCATTAACATTAGGCGGCCGGGACATAGGGTTCGTGCAAGTCTATCAGATCCTATTTGATCACATATTGGGCGCCACTTACACACCCGGAACCGAAGAATGGTGGGACGAT contains:
- a CDS encoding iron ABC transporter permease; amino-acid sequence: MEDPNPKNTYKTNSFKKISLIFFIAVMLCLLVIFTSFIGTDVSFTRSYEVIMDHICGITYAPGSPDWWADYYIWNNVLPGVVMCIIAGAGLAIGGCVMQSMMGNPLADPYTTGISSGACLGAVTAIIMGFSFSTVAGEYGIITNAFVCALIPAIIIVLFSKYINNSPATMILLGTAISYFFNALVTFIMIGTDSDTLQSAFLWQVGSVTNASWSDIPIMLTIVVISSLAVELASRKFNILALGDDSAKSLGLDVENFRILCLILLSVLIASIVSYTGIIGFVGLTSPHIARFLIGGNNRFVIPASMAIGALMLTSANVIARMLTSTADIPIGVIMAFIGSPIFLYLVIRKKSDREVI
- a CDS encoding iron ABC transporter permease; the encoded protein is MTDTAQIFKEKYLKSNRQKILFIAICIILVVLAFGYTLTIGFFKIGIIDTYKVIIDHITGNITDARADNIIWNTRLPEAIMAVVAGASLAAAGAVMQTMMRNPLADPYMMGVSSGASLGASVAIIFGICILPGIAGDNAIVINAFVLSLLPTALILVMYRKRSMTPTRMILSGIAIMYVFSAITTLLMVTASSETLDEIYRWRVGTLSGIEWSCIPLTIVITLLGLLFLMFQYRKYDILSTGDKISLTLGVDPKKVILFGSVVIALMTATIVSFTGTIGFIGLVGPHIARMFVGSDSKYLIPASASFGALFLLCADSIAKVSGSLGLPVGIISALIGCPLFIIILIKLNHKVWA
- the cobN gene encoding cobaltochelatase subunit CobN, which encodes MKIKVVSVSVQSSDARSLTEPLKKMGKELDLEYDIYCVNCEDADEDLLIYQELERKTRDADFVFIRCMADVSRFNKYEKYEKALKECDGFVFLNSGNLEVTMMHRDLFKGSDDDFILLRNFAMNRGPENDHGLLRWAAVALGLTNLPVPAPVEQRSSGIYHPNFPKDVTADHYFKTLTPRKLKIGIMFTSSLWSYDNMDHIDSLIRCLESYEMNTIPIFFSATSFSVDGVEGTRSSVEKYFIKDENVIVDALIVCTPFSQLVNSRKIQGVGTKDSENYYHTLLDVPVIHAISVTGDYHDFEQDQIGLGKHDISANVAWPEIDGQIIAVPICYTPKKGGLKRAVPIQDRIEHISRLAKGWATLRHKPISERKVAILLYQSRPNSGNIGGAAGLDSIESVSDLMKKMYDLGYHVEGVPDSGKELIDEILNGVTNDLDNISSENMRKKAADLVNSKEYKQQFSNIPEFDQIMTKNDWGEPPGTICIDGNEIVIPGLIKGNIFIGYQPLRGWADKMESNCHDPTLFAQHQYIAYYKWIRNTFKADLLMHIGTHGTLEWLPGKNVGLSEKCDPDLILDGLPNLYPYIIDDPGEGIQTKRRTESVVIGHMCPTMARAGIYEELDQVNIPLQEYFKSRNIASQDRKDVMISQIYEAAKEHDLLSDLGITEDPGSQGFEPYVGKLHDYITEIKDALIRADLHVLGRSPKEHHMDETVYSLMRLDNGGIPSLRYSFAENMGIDLRKIIDDPSGTSNGEVNSIAIDRVDDELQAFIIKMREMEYDRIKCLEEIQRRYNTVSEKLIESISYTCDTLVPNILRMTDEIDNIMLGLDGRYVLPGPSGAPTRGNASILPMGRNYYGLDPDTVPNHASWVIGSKMADQMIEHYVKEKGEYPREIGFILWATDTMKTGGDDISYILWLMGVKPIWSKEGGQVIDLEVISLEELERPRIDVTVHITGLFRDTFPNLIDLIDTAVKMVGDLDESEEDNALAANLRKDMIDSIANGLSPEEARKKNSVRVFGAPPGAYGTGVNKMIESSTWKTVNDLADMYIDWCSHGYAKGDYGMNLKDEFIKRFSKVSVTVKNMPDREIDLLDCDDVYEYLGGMNAFVRAYGKKDAISVMGDSSDPNRLKIRDTAEECKFVFRSKILNPKFMSGLKEHDYRGASELANITEYVMAWDATSDIVDDWMYEGMAEKFLFDEETQKWMQDVNIHAMMNILNRLQEAIERGLWNASDDMKDRIKDLYMKTEEKIEEVTDR
- a CDS encoding AAA family ATPase, translated to MSIDEPVLFPFTSIVGQENMKKALLLNVIDPSIGGVLIKGEKGTAKSTTVRSMAQILPSRVVVKGCPFRCDFYNEERYCPYCRKRVADNEKLEPISVPMRVTELPLSSTEDRVSGTLDLEHVLKTGEKKFEPGVLATANGNILYVDEVNLLDDHLVDLLLDSAAMGINYVEREGISFAHPARFVLIGTMNPEEGDLRPQLLDRFGLSIDIIGERDVKKRAEVVKRRLSFDMDPKKYVDSCSKDIDVMRAKIIRAKEILPTIEIDDDFVDMVVSVMIHFGVDGHRADITLMKASKANAALEGRTNVTKEDIYATAELVLSHRLKRRPFEDSSLDQEELKKCLQSL
- a CDS encoding VWA domain-containing protein; the protein is MPAEPLTCIYPISAIVGMENAKIALECALINPSIHSVLLRGSEGTAKSTTARAIAGITSKKVITCPLGISEEQLFGGLDLEKAMRTGKTESDAGLLTKANENILYIDDVNLMEKTTLASIFDVVLTGMAKVERGPISRTYSCNTILIATMNPEGSDLDPHMLDRFDLCSYIEPTDEICRKEILNRNIDFCNDPIAFSKLYKKEENETIAKIRRAEQILPTVTISDEIILIISELCIRLGADGCRGDISMVNCARTLAAMNGRDEVIRKDVEAAAILCLAHRRNNNPPPPPKQQTPENQKNDQNELPSEHNQKEDQNSPEPPQIEKDDHNNESVEPEEQELPDIDDIMFEIGKQFRVIDYLDSYERLPSRTKTRKGRRAIAESGDGTGRYARSRIPFGQSKDIAFDATILAAAPYQRTRESNGLSIVINKQDLREKVRERRSGCTLIFLVDASGSLGVKRRMATVKGAILSMLRESYVKRDRIGLIAFRRDSADVILPPTRSVEYSYKKLEELPTGGKTPLGEALNKVDDYMNSYARCHTGERCFVILVTDGRANVPLKEGTDANDEVQRIAKKIKIPGIRWIVVDAGISYPHFDNAERLAENLNARYFRLEDLDADRFAKNIKSAIDS
- a CDS encoding ABC transporter substrate-binding protein, which gives rise to MANTKLIAVVVILVVVAAGTGLYFLNNSNDSSNYRSDDDTGRLMIYGNANNDDYLDEDDVATLEKVISGELEATTYSDANLDGKVDQSDIDMVEKMIDRESMEIYYDYYYGGNLLQGQVSYPITSACIVGTSVLLAMKSIGAEEDIVCISGGTIDSTLYSDIVDLPTVSDSLFKANVEEVSKYTVSAIITSDSSSFLTNYSDFETAGIDVVRISASDGIESISGVITLGYLLQCEDRANAYAQFCDEVIDYVQSKIGSDVLSDDDRVTALSVTMTNYVGGTSSDYYAATELAGAINLADWSETTKRFNIGDEWLLESKYQADYIVHVRSIGYGTYTSEQLVTIWDTYSQYFTAMDAYEDGNYLILNGNMPVPVRIAYMASIFYPDLFGSDYGAQVHQTFIDNFVDNLHESGYDVTTDGIFVLTSDMIAATSN